A genomic region of Halococcus sediminicola contains the following coding sequences:
- a CDS encoding ABC transporter permease encodes MSVGRLRSAVTGSGLRRGLAYGLGALVAIAALYGLVFPETLAGDLLGLATSESTLGAALRLAVPIACAAVGGIFAEKAGVINIGLEGLLIISAFTGVFVTDAVGSVFSIPSIWVGFVAGVLASTLLSLLFAVVCIEFRADQIIAGLAVWLIALGLAPFAATVVYGSVNTASVGTLGTWTIPVLSELPFVGPVLFDASPTVYLMFVVVGGGWYVLNRTSFGRHVRASGENPKALDTAGVDVTRVRYLAITLSGVLAGIGGVGLSLGQVGQFIGNGQTMVNGRGFIAIVAYLFGNYNPIGAFGAAVLFAGLDALQLRLQQIPAYMVPGSLIQTIPYITVIVVLALVGRTRVPSAAGEHYESGED; translated from the coding sequence ATGAGCGTCGGTCGGCTGCGGTCGGCGGTCACGGGCAGCGGCCTCAGACGCGGCCTCGCCTACGGACTGGGCGCGCTGGTCGCCATCGCCGCACTCTACGGACTCGTCTTCCCCGAAACGCTCGCCGGCGACCTGCTGGGACTGGCGACCAGCGAGAGCACGCTCGGGGCGGCGCTCCGGCTCGCGGTACCCATTGCCTGTGCGGCCGTCGGCGGCATCTTCGCCGAGAAGGCCGGTGTCATCAACATCGGACTGGAGGGACTGTTGATCATCTCGGCCTTTACAGGGGTGTTCGTCACCGACGCGGTCGGCTCGGTCTTCTCGATACCCAGTATCTGGGTCGGCTTCGTCGCCGGTGTGCTCGCCAGCACGCTGCTGTCGCTGCTGTTCGCGGTTGTCTGCATCGAATTCCGGGCGGACCAGATCATCGCCGGACTCGCCGTCTGGCTCATCGCGCTCGGGCTTGCACCCTTCGCGGCCACGGTCGTCTACGGCAGCGTCAACACCGCCAGCGTGGGCACGCTCGGCACGTGGACGATTCCCGTGCTCTCGGAGCTACCGTTCGTCGGCCCGGTCCTGTTCGACGCCAGCCCGACGGTCTATCTGATGTTCGTCGTCGTCGGCGGCGGCTGGTACGTGCTCAATCGGACCTCGTTCGGCCGGCACGTGCGCGCGAGCGGCGAGAACCCGAAAGCACTCGACACCGCCGGCGTCGACGTGACGCGGGTGCGCTATCTGGCCATCACCCTCTCGGGCGTGCTCGCGGGCATCGGCGGCGTCGGCCTCTCGCTCGGGCAGGTCGGCCAGTTCATCGGCAACGGCCAGACGATGGTCAACGGTCGGGGGTTCATCGCCATCGTCGCCTATCTGTTCGGGAACTACAACCCAATCGGCGCGTTCGGGGCCGCAGTGCTCTTTGCGGGCCTCGATGCGCTCCAGCTTCGCCTCCAGCAGATCCCGGCCTACATGGTGCCCGGGTCGCTCATCCAGACGATACCCTACATCACCGTGATAGTCGTCCTCGCGCTCGTCGGGCGCACGCGCGTTCCCTCGGCGGCCGGCGAGCACTACGAATCCGGCGAGGACTGA